Proteins encoded by one window of Blautia faecicola:
- the dnaG gene encoding DNA primase has protein sequence MRYSDDLIEEIRMKNDIVDVISGYVKLQRKGSSYFGLCPFHNEKSPSFSVSPGKQMYYCFGCGAGGNVFTFLMEYENFTFPEALEMLADRAGVELPKLEYSKEAKEQADLKSALLQINKEAAKFYYYQLRQKVGEQGMAYLKGRELSDETINKFGLGYSDKFSNNLYRYLKGKGYSDDLLRQSGLFNVDEKRGMYDKFWNRVIYPIMDVNNRVIGFGGRVMGDAKPKYLNSPETKIFDKSRNLYGLNMARSSRKKNLIICEGYMDVISMHQAGFNNAVASLGTALTSQQASLLKRYTDEVLIIYDSDEAGVKAALRAIPMLKTAGLSTKVINLRPYKDPDEFIKNMGKEAFQERLDHGMNSFMYELKALEGQYDMEDPQGRTDFFKETAKRLLRFEDELERSSYIKTIARTYQVEPEELRKMVNRLAMKGAGMTETVKPKSGQNRNKEKQNGYEVSQKLMLTWLTSYPEIFGEVSRYIGPDDFTRPLYHQVAELLYEQYRQGEPNPARLLNQFTDSEEQTEVAAVFNATIPLDSEQEREQALLDVICRMKEDSIAHRTEHLVPTDMQGLMQLMQAKKELEELKAGKLHLHISFR, from the coding sequence ATGCGTTATTCGGATGATCTGATCGAAGAAATTCGAATGAAAAACGATATTGTAGATGTGATTTCCGGCTATGTGAAATTGCAGCGAAAAGGAAGTTCTTATTTCGGACTTTGTCCCTTTCATAATGAAAAATCACCGTCATTTTCCGTAAGTCCCGGAAAACAGATGTATTACTGCTTTGGATGCGGAGCAGGTGGTAATGTATTTACCTTTCTGATGGAATATGAGAATTTTACATTCCCGGAAGCACTGGAGATGCTGGCGGACCGCGCAGGAGTGGAACTTCCGAAGCTGGAATATTCCAAAGAAGCAAAAGAACAGGCGGATCTGAAATCAGCACTTCTTCAGATTAATAAAGAAGCGGCGAAGTTTTATTACTATCAGCTGCGTCAGAAAGTCGGGGAACAGGGGATGGCGTACCTGAAAGGCAGAGAACTCAGCGATGAGACAATCAATAAGTTCGGTCTCGGGTATTCTGATAAGTTCAGCAACAACCTGTACCGCTATCTGAAGGGAAAAGGATATTCCGATGATCTGCTGAGACAGTCAGGACTGTTTAATGTGGATGAAAAACGTGGCATGTACGATAAGTTCTGGAACCGTGTGATCTATCCGATTATGGATGTAAACAACCGCGTGATCGGATTTGGCGGCAGGGTTATGGGGGATGCGAAGCCCAAATACCTGAACTCCCCGGAGACGAAGATCTTTGACAAGAGCCGGAACCTGTACGGACTGAATATGGCGCGTTCATCGAGAAAGAAAAACCTGATCATCTGCGAGGGTTACATGGATGTGATCTCCATGCACCAGGCAGGATTTAACAATGCAGTGGCGTCTCTGGGAACGGCGCTGACCTCCCAGCAGGCGAGTCTTCTGAAACGGTATACTGATGAAGTCCTGATCATCTATGACAGTGACGAGGCGGGTGTGAAAGCGGCACTTCGGGCGATTCCGATGTTAAAGACTGCCGGACTTTCCACAAAGGTGATCAATCTGAGACCTTACAAGGATCCGGATGAATTTATCAAAAACATGGGAAAAGAAGCGTTTCAGGAGCGGCTGGATCATGGAATGAACAGCTTTATGTATGAACTGAAAGCACTGGAGGGTCAGTACGATATGGAAGACCCGCAGGGCAGAACGGACTTTTTCAAAGAGACGGCAAAACGGCTGCTGCGTTTTGAGGATGAGCTGGAACGGAGCAGTTATATCAAAACCATTGCCCGAACCTATCAGGTGGAGCCGGAGGAACTCAGAAAAATGGTCAACCGGCTGGCGATGAAAGGTGCAGGAATGACAGAGACCGTCAAACCAAAATCGGGTCAGAACCGTAATAAAGAAAAGCAGAACGGATACGAGGTATCCCAGAAACTGATGCTTACCTGGCTGACATCTTATCCGGAGATTTTCGGGGAGGTGAGCCGGTATATCGGACCGGATGATTTTACCAGACCCCTCTATCATCAGGTTGCCGAACTGTTGTATGAACAGTACCGGCAGGGGGAACCGAACCCGGCAAGACTTCTGAACCAGTTTACGGACAGCGAAGAACAGACCGAGGTGGCAGCTGTATTTAACGCCACGATACCGCTGGATTCGGAACAGGAGAGGGAGCAGGCATTACTGGATGTGATATGCAGAATGAAGGAAGACAGTATCGCGCACCGCACGGAGCATCTGGTACCTACGGACATGCAGGGGCTGATGCAGCTGATGCAGGCGAAAAAAGAGCTGGAAGAACTGAAAGCCGGAAAGCTGCATTTGCATATTTCTTTTCGTTAA
- a CDS encoding 3D domain-containing protein, protein MIRKKWKRMLALSMACTMTVSMAVPAVAAQEGETSLQTAEAAELQETPEQFEARTGYHLPDGYTYVLNNGFVIIQTDGSPQITPVATPEPTPEETPTPTVTPTPSATPDVTTPTPAPTETTTQPSATPEAITTPEAADPAQEAEAENIPVITAFPQSVEVPVTVEDYRFWTVSASKKAAQAKANLEIKEEMSEDSRSVGSLKEGGICYILKKEEGWYYVESGNVRGFVEKKAVKKIGDKNEALLTPVYAVEMIAPAENQAYTYYRATIQQTEAKKSYALCKGDELNIRADKNTDSEIVGTMKKGNLCYILADETEEWVYVESGEVRGFVKKEYLQTGKKVNKKVKKTGEDQFTLAVAQVDPKENPALYYTITSMKAGIPDGAIRDSIVDYANGFLGTVWEKEGTSLCEGIDTKEFAEQIYEAYGYDVTDKDGNVQEQGKVSVDQAKPGDVICYGSGEEASAAGIYVGDGKIVQASETRGKVATVKVDTTQESFALELFEDTKVIAGSKNISEVNATEAMYGQDLGLFKLTYYCACAKCCGKATGITASGARVAEGETIAVDPSVIPYGTKVIINGHIFTAQDCGSGVKENHIDIYVDDHERALALGCNYAEVHLMK, encoded by the coding sequence GTGATAAGAAAAAAATGGAAACGCATGCTGGCACTGTCCATGGCATGTACGATGACAGTATCTATGGCAGTGCCGGCTGTGGCTGCACAGGAGGGAGAAACCAGTTTACAGACGGCAGAGGCAGCAGAATTACAGGAGACCCCGGAACAGTTTGAGGCAAGAACGGGATATCATTTACCGGATGGATATACATATGTATTGAATAACGGTTTTGTGATCATACAGACAGATGGTTCGCCACAGATTACACCGGTTGCAACGCCGGAACCGACACCGGAGGAAACACCGACGCCAACAGTGACGCCAACGCCATCGGCAACACCGGATGTGACAACACCAACTCCGGCACCGACAGAGACAACCACACAGCCATCTGCGACACCGGAAGCAATCACAACACCGGAAGCGGCAGATCCGGCGCAGGAGGCAGAAGCGGAAAATATACCGGTTATTACCGCATTTCCACAGTCGGTAGAAGTGCCGGTGACCGTAGAAGATTATCGTTTCTGGACGGTATCAGCCAGCAAAAAAGCAGCACAGGCGAAGGCAAATCTGGAGATCAAAGAAGAGATGTCTGAGGATTCCCGGAGCGTGGGAAGTCTGAAAGAGGGCGGTATCTGCTATATCTTAAAGAAAGAAGAAGGCTGGTACTATGTGGAGTCCGGAAATGTCCGTGGCTTTGTAGAGAAAAAAGCGGTGAAAAAAATCGGAGATAAGAATGAAGCACTGCTGACTCCGGTTTATGCGGTGGAGATGATCGCACCGGCGGAAAATCAGGCGTACACCTATTATCGTGCGACGATTCAGCAGACCGAAGCAAAAAAAAGCTATGCACTGTGCAAAGGTGATGAGCTGAATATCCGGGCGGATAAGAACACAGACAGTGAGATCGTCGGAACGATGAAAAAAGGAAATCTGTGCTATATTCTGGCAGATGAGACGGAAGAATGGGTGTATGTGGAATCCGGAGAGGTCCGTGGATTTGTAAAGAAAGAATACCTGCAAACCGGCAAGAAAGTAAATAAAAAAGTGAAAAAGACCGGGGAGGATCAGTTTACACTGGCAGTTGCTCAGGTAGATCCGAAGGAGAATCCGGCACTTTATTATACAATTACTTCCATGAAAGCAGGAATTCCGGACGGAGCAATCCGTGATTCGATCGTGGATTACGCCAATGGGTTCCTCGGAACAGTCTGGGAGAAAGAAGGAACCAGTCTTTGCGAGGGAATCGACACGAAGGAATTTGCCGAGCAGATTTATGAGGCGTACGGATATGATGTTACGGATAAAGATGGAAATGTACAGGAACAGGGAAAGGTTTCTGTGGATCAGGCAAAACCGGGCGATGTAATCTGTTACGGATCCGGGGAGGAAGCAAGTGCAGCCGGTATCTATGTGGGTGACGGCAAGATAGTACAGGCTTCTGAGACGAGAGGAAAAGTAGCGACGGTAAAGGTAGATACCACGCAGGAGAGTTTTGCACTGGAACTTTTTGAAGATACGAAAGTGATCGCAGGAAGTAAGAATATCAGCGAGGTCAATGCAACAGAAGCGATGTACGGACAGGATCTGGGGCTTTTTAAGCTGACATATTACTGTGCCTGTGCAAAGTGCTGCGGAAAGGCAACCGGAATTACGGCTTCGGGAGCGAGAGTTGCGGAAGGAGAAACGATTGCGGTGGATCCTTCGGTGATTCCTTATGGAACGAAGGTTATTATCAACGGACATATTTTTACGGCGCAGGATTGCGGCAGCGGAGTGAAGGAGAATCATATTGATATCTATGTGGATGATCATGAGAGAGCACTGGCGCTGGGATGCAATTATGCGGAGGTGCATTTGATGAAATAA
- a CDS encoding peptidoglycan-binding protein — protein MQTASDRGQLQIQIVSRIQNRPIREAKISISYTGAPGQPLEQVQTNSSGQTEMLELAAPPVEYSLQPSVEQPYSKYNLNVEAEGYEPVEVSGSEILSGEISRQKIELRPLSDGAYEDVVIPDHTLFGDYPEKIPEEEVKPVNESGEIVLSRVVIPEYVVVHDGSPSDSTANNYYVRYRDYIKNVACSEIYATWPAETIKANVLAIMSFTLNRVYTEWYRNKGYDFTITSSTAFDHKWIYGRNIFDSISNIVDELFENYLSRPNVRQPILTQYCDGQRVTCPQWMSQWGSKYLGDQNYTAIEILRNYYGDSMYINSAEEISGIPASWPGYDLDIGASGVKVRQIQEQLNTIGEVYTEVPQGPVDGIYGERTKEAVRQFQSVFGLGQTGIVDYPTWYKIQEIYVGITRIAELY, from the coding sequence ATGCAGACCGCATCCGACCGTGGTCAGCTTCAGATCCAGATTGTGTCTCGGATTCAGAACCGACCCATCCGGGAAGCAAAAATCAGTATCAGTTATACCGGAGCGCCGGGGCAGCCGTTAGAACAGGTACAGACGAACAGCAGCGGGCAGACGGAAATGCTGGAACTTGCAGCACCGCCGGTGGAGTACAGCCTGCAGCCTTCGGTGGAACAGCCGTATTCGAAATACAATCTGAATGTGGAGGCAGAAGGATACGAACCGGTGGAAGTATCCGGAAGTGAGATCCTGTCCGGTGAGATCAGCAGACAGAAAATAGAACTTCGACCGCTCAGCGACGGTGCCTATGAAGATGTGGTGATCCCGGATCATACGTTGTTTGGTGATTATCCGGAAAAAATCCCGGAGGAAGAGGTGAAACCGGTGAATGAGTCCGGGGAAATCGTACTGAGCCGTGTGGTAATCCCGGAATATGTAGTGGTTCATGATGGCTCTCCGTCAGATTCAACCGCCAATAATTATTATGTGAGATACCGGGATTATATCAAAAATGTGGCGTGCAGCGAAATCTATGCAACCTGGCCGGCAGAGACGATCAAGGCAAATGTCCTGGCGATCATGTCGTTTACACTGAACCGCGTGTATACCGAATGGTATAGAAATAAAGGATACGATTTTACGATCACTTCGTCCACCGCCTTCGATCACAAATGGATCTACGGCCGCAACATTTTCGACAGTATCTCCAACATTGTGGATGAACTTTTTGAAAATTACCTGTCCCGTCCGAATGTCCGGCAGCCGATCCTGACGCAGTACTGCGATGGACAGAGAGTGACCTGTCCGCAGTGGATGAGTCAGTGGGGAAGTAAGTATCTGGGAGATCAGAACTATACTGCGATCGAGATTCTCAGAAACTATTACGGGGACAGCATGTACATCAATTCCGCGGAGGAAATCTCCGGGATTCCGGCATCCTGGCCGGGATATGATCTGGATATCGGGGCGAGCGGTGTGAAAGTGAGACAGATCCAGGAACAGCTAAATACGATCGGAGAAGTTTACACGGAAGTTCCGCAGGGACCGGTGGACGGAATTTACGGAGAGCGGACAAAAGAGGCAGTCCGGCAGTTTCAGTCCGTGTTTGGACTGGGGCAGACGGGAATTGTCGATTATCCGACCTGGTATAAGATTCAGGAAATCTATGTGGGCATTACGCGGATTGCAGAACTGTATTGA
- a CDS encoding deoxyguanosinetriphosphate triphosphohydrolase — translation MNIRERAEEREYQYLSPYASHSRESKGRARVEEECDIRTVYQRDRDRIIHSKAFRRLKDKTQVFLAAQGDHYRTRLTHTLEVSQTARTIAKALELNEDLVEAIALGHDLGHTPFGHAGESALNEICPEGFAHFKQSVRVVDRLEKNGEGLNLTWEVRDGMLNHRTSGTPHTLEGQVVRLCDKISYIHHDMDDAQRAGIFQEDDIPITIRVTLGDSCKERLNTLIHDTIRNSYGKDKVEMTQEIGEAMRELRALMFRSVYNNPVAKKEEEKAKTMLQEMYLYYSKHPEQMSGEYQKLIAEGESKERVVCDYISGMTDQYAMAKFKELFIPAAWAVY, via the coding sequence TTGAATATCAGGGAACGGGCAGAAGAACGGGAGTATCAGTATCTGAGTCCATATGCTTCGCACAGCAGGGAGTCGAAGGGACGGGCGCGTGTGGAGGAGGAGTGTGATATCCGGACGGTTTATCAGAGAGACCGGGATCGGATTATTCATTCGAAGGCGTTTCGGAGGCTCAAGGATAAGACGCAGGTGTTTCTGGCGGCGCAGGGGGATCATTATCGGACCCGGCTGACGCATACGCTGGAGGTGTCGCAGACGGCGCGGACGATCGCGAAGGCACTGGAACTGAATGAGGATCTGGTGGAGGCGATTGCGCTGGGACATGATCTCGGACATACGCCGTTCGGGCATGCGGGTGAGTCGGCGCTGAATGAGATCTGCCCGGAAGGCTTTGCTCATTTTAAGCAGAGTGTCCGGGTGGTGGATCGGCTGGAGAAGAATGGGGAAGGGCTGAACCTGACCTGGGAGGTACGGGATGGAATGTTGAATCACCGGACATCCGGCACACCGCATACGCTGGAAGGACAGGTGGTGCGGCTGTGTGATAAGATTTCCTATATCCATCATGATATGGACGACGCACAGAGAGCCGGGATTTTTCAGGAAGATGATATCCCGATTACAATCCGGGTGACACTGGGAGATTCCTGTAAGGAACGGTTAAATACATTGATTCATGATACCATTCGAAACAGTTACGGCAAAGATAAGGTGGAAATGACGCAGGAGATCGGAGAGGCAATGCGGGAACTGCGGGCACTGATGTTTCGAAGTGTTTATAATAATCCGGTAGCGAAAAAGGAAGAGGAAAAAGCAAAGACCATGCTGCAGGAGATGTACCTGTACTACAGCAAACACCCCGAGCAGATGTCCGGAGAATATCAGAAGCTGATCGCAGAAGGTGAGAGTAAGGAACGTGTGGTATGCGATTATATTTCCGGTATGACGGATCAGTATGCGATGGCAAAATTCAAAGAACTCTTTATTCCAGCAGCCTGGGCGGTATATTGA
- a CDS encoding tRNA (adenine(22)-N(1))-methyltransferase has product MELSRRLRMNASFVTPGNRLADVGTDHGYIPIALRLEGVIPSALAMDINPGPLERAKEHIRQFDLETDIHTRLSDGVQALCPGEADSVLIAGMGGALTIKILEAGKDVLSSVQELILQPQSEIDKVRLYLLTHGYAITGEEMVFEDGKYYPAMRAVHGEMPLWQDVELQYGKYLLEEKHPVLQEYLKEKEKTCKKIQEKLAADGKKAEKITARQKELEDELRLIGQALEVYER; this is encoded by the coding sequence ATGGAATTATCCAGAAGACTTCGGATGAATGCTTCTTTTGTGACACCGGGGAACCGGCTGGCAGATGTGGGAACGGATCACGGATATATTCCGATCGCTCTGCGTCTCGAAGGCGTGATCCCGTCGGCGCTGGCGATGGATATCAATCCGGGACCGCTCGAGCGTGCAAAAGAGCATATACGACAATTTGATCTGGAAACAGATATACATACCCGCCTCTCCGATGGTGTACAGGCTCTGTGCCCTGGGGAGGCGGATTCTGTCCTGATTGCCGGTATGGGCGGGGCGCTGACGATAAAGATCCTGGAAGCGGGGAAAGATGTACTTTCTTCCGTACAGGAACTGATCTTACAGCCCCAGTCGGAGATCGACAAAGTGCGGTTGTACCTTCTGACCCACGGCTATGCGATCACCGGAGAAGAGATGGTGTTCGAGGACGGAAAATATTATCCCGCCATGCGGGCAGTACATGGGGAAATGCCGCTGTGGCAGGATGTGGAGTTACAGTATGGAAAGTATCTGCTGGAAGAGAAACATCCGGTATTACAGGAATATCTGAAAGAAAAAGAGAAAACCTGTAAAAAAATACAGGAAAAACTTGCAGCAGACGGGAAAAAAGCAGAAAAGATCACCGCACGGCAAAAAGAGCTGGAAGATGAACTCCGGCTGATCGGGCAGGCACTGGAGGTGTATGAACGATGA
- the rpoD gene encoding RNA polymerase sigma factor RpoD, translated as MEMDKAQFAEQLKNLVELGKKKKNVLEYQEINDFFKGITLNNEQMDLIFEYLESNGVDVLRVTEDDALLDNEDMHMEEEEVDLENIDLSVPEGVSIEDPVRMYLKEIGKVPLLSAEEEIELAKRMENGDQAAKKRLAEANLRLVVSIAKRYVGRGMLFLDLIQEGNLGLIKAVEKFDYTKGYKFSTYATWWIRQAITRAIADQARTIRIPVHMVETINKLIRVSRQLLQELGREPTPEEIAEEMNMPVERVREILKISQEPVSLETPIGEEEDSHLGDFIQDDNVPVPADAAAFTLLKEQLVEVLSTLTEREQKVLRLRFGLDDGRARTLEEVGKEFNVTRERIRQIEAKALRKLRHPSRSRKLKDYLD; from the coding sequence ATGGAAATGGATAAAGCCCAATTTGCAGAACAGTTGAAAAACCTTGTGGAATTAGGCAAGAAGAAGAAAAATGTGCTGGAGTATCAGGAAATCAATGATTTCTTCAAAGGAATCACCCTGAACAACGAGCAGATGGATCTGATCTTTGAATATCTGGAATCCAACGGTGTGGATGTACTCCGGGTAACCGAAGATGACGCACTGCTGGATAACGAAGACATGCATATGGAAGAAGAGGAAGTGGATCTGGAAAATATTGACCTTTCCGTGCCGGAAGGTGTTAGCATCGAAGATCCGGTCCGTATGTACCTGAAAGAAATCGGTAAAGTACCGCTTCTGAGTGCAGAAGAAGAGATCGAGCTGGCAAAACGAATGGAAAACGGAGATCAGGCAGCGAAAAAACGTCTGGCAGAAGCCAACCTTCGTCTGGTAGTCAGCATCGCAAAACGTTATGTGGGACGTGGCATGCTGTTCCTGGATCTGATTCAGGAAGGTAACTTGGGGTTGATCAAAGCAGTAGAAAAATTCGATTACACCAAAGGATACAAGTTCAGTACCTATGCAACCTGGTGGATCCGTCAGGCAATCACCCGTGCGATCGCCGATCAGGCGAGAACGATCCGTATTCCGGTGCATATGGTAGAAACCATCAACAAACTGATCCGTGTGTCCAGACAGTTATTGCAGGAGTTAGGCCGTGAACCTACGCCGGAAGAGATCGCAGAAGAGATGAACATGCCGGTAGAGAGAGTCCGTGAGATCTTGAAGATCTCTCAGGAACCGGTATCTCTGGAAACCCCGATCGGTGAAGAGGAAGACAGCCACCTGGGAGATTTTATCCAGGATGATAATGTTCCGGTACCGGCAGATGCGGCAGCATTTACCCTGTTAAAAGAACAGCTGGTAGAGGTGCTGAGCACGCTGACCGAGAGAGAACAGAAAGTACTTCGCCTGCGTTTTGGTCTGGATGATGGAAGAGCCAGAACGCTGGAAGAAGTAGGAAAAGAATTCAATGTCACAAGAGAACGTATCCGTCAGATCGAAGCGAAAGCGTTAAGAAAACTGCGTCACCCCAGTCGCAGCAGAAAGCTGAAGGATTACCTGGATTAA